One part of the Janthinobacterium sp. 17J80-10 genome encodes these proteins:
- the argA gene encoding amino-acid N-acetyltransferase has protein sequence MENPIQFVAWLRSVAPYIHAFRGKTFVVAFPGELVMAGALPVLAHDLSLLHALGIKVVIVHGSRPQVAEQLALRHVEGRFHNGLRITDVAALECAKEAAGELRLDIEAAFSQGLPNTPMAHAAIRIISGNFVVAKPLGVIEGIDFEWTGLTRKIAYETINPILNNGGLVLLSPLGFSPTGEVFNLTLEDVAVAAATALRADKLIFITETPMLTDAAGTEMRELSTHQASAVLSSECLPADSAFYLEHAMKACRNGVPRAHIVPFATDGSALLELFTHDGIGTMISNENVESLREATIEDVGGILQLIEPLEADGTLVKRGRELIEREISYFSVIEHDGVIFGCAALYPFPADKMAEMACLIVNPEVQGQGDGERLLSHMENRARAAGIKQLFVLTTRTAHWFLRRGFVAATVDDLPKNRQLMYNWQRKSLVFIKKL, from the coding sequence ATGGAAAATCCGATTCAATTCGTTGCGTGGCTGCGTTCAGTTGCGCCCTATATCCACGCTTTCCGCGGCAAAACCTTCGTGGTCGCCTTCCCGGGCGAGCTGGTCATGGCTGGCGCGCTGCCGGTTCTGGCGCATGACTTGTCACTTTTGCACGCCCTTGGCATCAAGGTGGTGATCGTGCACGGCTCGCGTCCGCAAGTGGCGGAACAACTTGCGCTACGCCACGTGGAAGGGCGCTTTCACAATGGCTTACGCATCACCGATGTGGCGGCACTGGAATGCGCCAAGGAAGCGGCCGGCGAGCTGCGCCTGGATATCGAGGCCGCCTTCAGCCAGGGCTTGCCGAATACGCCCATGGCGCATGCGGCGATCCGCATCATTTCCGGCAATTTTGTCGTCGCCAAGCCGCTTGGCGTGATCGAGGGCATCGACTTCGAATGGACGGGCCTGACCCGCAAGATTGCCTACGAGACCATCAACCCCATTCTCAACAATGGCGGCCTGGTCCTGCTGTCGCCACTGGGCTTTTCGCCGACAGGTGAAGTCTTTAATCTGACCCTCGAAGACGTGGCGGTGGCTGCGGCAACCGCACTACGCGCCGACAAGCTGATTTTCATTACCGAGACGCCGATGCTGACCGACGCCGCCGGCACGGAAATGCGCGAACTGTCGACGCACCAGGCCTCGGCCGTGCTCTCGTCGGAATGCCTGCCGGCCGATTCGGCCTTCTATCTCGAGCATGCCATGAAGGCGTGCCGCAACGGCGTGCCGCGCGCGCATATCGTGCCGTTTGCCACAGATGGCTCGGCGCTGCTGGAATTGTTCACCCACGATGGCATCGGCACGATGATTTCCAACGAAAACGTGGAAAGCCTGCGCGAAGCCACCATCGAGGACGTCGGCGGCATCCTGCAGCTGATTGAACCCCTGGAAGCCGATGGCACCCTGGTCAAGCGCGGACGCGAACTGATCGAGCGCGAAATCAGCTATTTTTCGGTGATCGAGCATGATGGTGTTATCTTCGGCTGTGCCGCGCTGTATCCATTCCCGGCAGACAAGATGGCGGAGATGGCTTGCCTGATCGTCAATCCCGAGGTGCAGGGCCAGGGTGATGGCGAGCGCCTGCTCTCGCACATGGAAAACCGCGCGCGCGCTGCCGGCATCAAACAGCTGTTCGTGCTGACCACCCGCACGGCGCACTGGTTCCTCAGGCGCGGCTTTGTCGCCGCCACGGTCGATGACCTGCCCAAGAACCGGCAACTCATGTACAACTGGCAGCGCAAGTCGCTGGTATTTATTAAGAAACTTTAA
- a CDS encoding oxidative damage protection protein has translation MARTVHCIKLDKDAEGLDFPPYPGELGKRIYESVSKEAWGGWLKHQTMLVNENRLNLADARARKYLATQMEKHFFGDGADAAQGYVPPSE, from the coding sequence ATGGCACGTACCGTTCACTGTATCAAGCTCGACAAGGACGCCGAGGGGCTGGATTTTCCGCCGTACCCGGGCGAACTGGGCAAGCGCATCTATGAAAGCGTCTCCAAGGAAGCCTGGGGCGGCTGGCTCAAGCACCAGACCATGCTGGTCAATGAAAACCGCCTCAACCTGGCCGATGCGCGCGCGCGCAAATATCTGGCGACGCAAATGGAAAAGCATTTCTTTGGCGACGGTGCCGATGCGGCGCAAGGCTACGTGCCGCCAAGCGAATAA